From Novosphingobium decolorationis, one genomic window encodes:
- a CDS encoding LysR family transcriptional regulator, with translation MALTQLRSFVEVYRQQSLSGAARSLGLTQPAISQHIAALEAAIGHALFVRHAKGVRPTVIADEMAAGLGDTLDMAEAVLARTRARSRDQTGVVRIMGQADFLAEMVVPRLVSLVRAGMQIRFVAADHAQMAAGVLEDDCDLALSGYPVLDGNVRSEMVHEERLHAVASPAVAARIMAAPDLGQALHDEPVLAFNIKQQLISTWLGANGLARHALPPAVMGQDLRCLQRMVMDGFGWCVLPSYLCERHIASGELVEIEPPVEMPVNRYFLIWLPKVLREPRIAAVHELIREKFREDAALPQAL, from the coding sequence ATGGCCCTGACACAACTGCGCAGTTTCGTGGAAGTCTACCGGCAACAATCGCTTAGCGGTGCCGCGCGCAGCCTGGGCCTGACCCAGCCTGCGATCTCGCAGCATATCGCCGCGCTTGAGGCCGCGATCGGCCATGCGCTCTTCGTGCGCCACGCCAAGGGGGTGCGCCCCACCGTCATCGCCGACGAGATGGCCGCTGGCCTGGGCGATACCCTCGACATGGCCGAGGCCGTCCTGGCGCGCACCCGGGCACGCTCGCGTGACCAGACCGGGGTCGTGCGGATCATGGGCCAGGCCGATTTCCTGGCCGAGATGGTGGTGCCCCGGCTTGTCTCGCTTGTCCGGGCAGGGATGCAGATCCGCTTTGTGGCTGCGGACCACGCGCAGATGGCGGCTGGCGTGCTGGAGGACGATTGCGATCTGGCCTTGTCGGGCTACCCGGTGCTTGACGGCAACGTGCGCAGCGAGATGGTGCACGAGGAGCGCCTGCACGCGGTTGCCTCCCCCGCGGTGGCCGCGCGGATCATGGCGGCGCCTGACCTGGGCCAGGCGCTCCACGATGAGCCGGTCCTGGCCTTCAACATCAAGCAGCAGCTCATTTCGACCTGGCTGGGCGCCAATGGCCTTGCGCGCCATGCACTTCCGCCTGCTGTCATGGGTCAGGATCTGCGGTGCCTCCAGCGCATGGTCATGGACGGCTTTGGCTGGTGCGTCCTGCCCAGCTATCTGTGCGAGCGGCACATTGCGAGCGGCGAACTCGTCGAGATCGAGCCGCCGGTCGAGATGCCGGTCAACCGCTACTTTCTGATCTGGCTGCCCAAGGTCCTGCGCGAACCGCGCATTGCGGCGGTCCACGAGTTGATCCGCGAGAAGTTCCGCGAGGACGCGGCGCTGCCTCAGGCCTTGTAG
- a CDS encoding pyridoxal phosphate-dependent aminotransferase, with the protein MSHAFTRRALIGSATAGTALGLAATGASRAALAASPVPPPSAVGDLFGPPSGLAQLSRNENPFGPSPKALQALTQASCHGAYYADRGVAYLTDMIAERFGLAPDNVIVSSGSTEVLCCASMALAEQGAILCPDLFWDTTVTYAEKKGARLKRVPLAPDMGIDLAAMKAAITPDVGLIHICNPNNPTAMSLDGDALRAFIRGVDPAITVLVDEAYMELTARPEYTSMVDLLAEREKLIICRTFSKIYGMAGLRLGYALTSPAMAEKLRGYLMSFGGNSAGLAAGIASYQDEAFLSYSKARILEAREAIMDAVGSAGLTALPSDASFVYVKVPDADALKAEMAKAQVAIRPAYGTWTHYSRVSTGRMEDVARYAEVLRRTYKA; encoded by the coding sequence ATGTCCCATGCCTTCACCCGCCGCGCCCTGATCGGCAGCGCGACCGCCGGAACGGCGCTGGGCCTTGCCGCAACGGGCGCCTCGCGCGCGGCGCTGGCCGCCTCGCCGGTTCCGCCGCCCAGCGCGGTCGGCGACCTGTTCGGACCGCCCTCGGGCCTTGCTCAACTCAGCCGCAACGAAAACCCCTTCGGCCCCTCGCCCAAGGCGCTCCAGGCCCTCACGCAGGCTTCCTGCCACGGCGCCTACTACGCCGACCGAGGCGTGGCCTACCTCACCGACATGATCGCCGAGCGCTTTGGCCTTGCCCCGGATAACGTCATCGTGAGCTCGGGCTCCACCGAGGTCCTGTGCTGCGCGTCGATGGCGCTAGCCGAGCAAGGCGCCATCCTGTGCCCAGACCTGTTCTGGGACACCACCGTCACCTATGCCGAGAAGAAAGGTGCCAGGTTGAAGCGCGTTCCGCTGGCCCCGGACATGGGGATCGACCTTGCCGCCATGAAGGCCGCGATTACCCCGGACGTCGGCCTCATCCACATCTGCAATCCCAACAACCCCACCGCCATGTCGCTCGACGGCGATGCCCTGCGCGCCTTTATCCGCGGGGTCGATCCGGCCATCACCGTCCTTGTCGACGAGGCCTACATGGAGCTGACCGCGCGGCCCGAATACACCTCGATGGTCGATCTTCTGGCCGAGCGCGAGAAACTCATCATCTGCCGCACCTTTTCCAAGATCTACGGCATGGCGGGGCTGCGTCTGGGCTATGCGCTCACCTCGCCCGCGATGGCGGAGAAACTGCGCGGCTATCTGATGAGCTTCGGGGGCAACAGCGCCGGACTCGCCGCGGGAATCGCCTCCTACCAGGACGAGGCGTTCCTCTCCTATTCCAAGGCCCGCATCCTCGAAGCGCGCGAAGCCATCATGGACGCGGTCGGATCGGCCGGACTTACCGCCCTGCCCTCGGACGCCAGCTTCGTCTACGTGAAGGTCCCCGATGCCGATGCCCTGAAAGCCGAAATGGCCAAGGCCCAGGTCGCGATCCGGCCCGCCTACGGGACCTGGACGCACTACTCACGCGTCAGCACGGGCCGCATGGAGGATGTGGCCCGCTACGCCGAAGTGCTGCGCCGGACCTACAAGGCCTGA
- a CDS encoding sulfite exporter TauE/SafE family protein, protein MTADLWTWALPLALMLGAGLASGFAAGLFGIGGGFVVVPVLFIMLPLLGGTPESLAHVAIGTSLATILVTSLRSVQAHARRGAVDFALLKAWAPWIVLGVAAGVLLAARVSGAMLALIFGAGVAIMALHFLFPILANRHLRDELPGGLARVGIAGGIGAFSSLLGIGGGTIAIIVMTLCGKDIHRAIATASGVGFLIAVPGTLGFIAIGLGAPDLPSGSLGYINLPATLAIVSTSIISAPWGAATAHRLPAAVLRPVFGLYLLFVAFTMVRNGLGG, encoded by the coding sequence ATGACGGCGGACCTGTGGACCTGGGCGCTACCGCTCGCGCTCATGCTGGGAGCGGGTCTGGCCTCGGGCTTTGCCGCCGGGCTCTTCGGAATCGGCGGTGGATTCGTGGTCGTGCCGGTGCTTTTCATCATGCTGCCCCTGCTGGGAGGTACGCCCGAAAGTCTTGCCCATGTCGCCATCGGAACCTCGCTCGCCACGATCCTCGTGACCTCGCTGCGCTCGGTCCAGGCCCATGCGCGGCGCGGCGCGGTCGACTTCGCACTGCTCAAGGCCTGGGCGCCCTGGATCGTCCTGGGCGTGGCGGCGGGCGTGCTGCTGGCCGCGCGGGTCAGCGGGGCCATGCTCGCGCTCATCTTCGGGGCGGGCGTGGCCATCATGGCCCTTCATTTCCTCTTTCCGATCCTGGCCAACCGCCACCTGCGTGACGAGCTTCCCGGCGGCCTCGCGCGCGTCGGGATCGCCGGAGGCATCGGCGCCTTCTCGTCACTGCTGGGAATTGGCGGCGGCACCATCGCGATCATCGTCATGACGCTGTGCGGCAAGGACATACACCGCGCCATTGCGACGGCATCGGGCGTCGGTTTCCTGATCGCGGTGCCGGGCACCCTGGGCTTCATCGCCATCGGCCTTGGCGCGCCCGACCTGCCGAGCGGATCGCTGGGCTACATCAACCTGCCCGCGACGCTCGCCATCGTCAGCACCTCGATCATCTCGGCCCCCTGGGGCGCGGCGACCGCGCACCGCCTGCCCGCCGCCGTGCTGCGCCCGGTCTTCGGCCTCTACCTGCTCTTCGTCGCCTTCACCATGGTCCGCAACGGGCTCGGAGGCTGA
- a CDS encoding enoyl-CoA hydratase/isomerase family protein yields the protein MSINVTLERDHHVAKIHFSKPPHNFACPDLMRQIADALYKVDSDPALRCSVLTSHGRSFCAGADLAGDTAIAGSGGMAAISKLYNQAERMFRRRKPIIAGVQGAAIGAGLGLAMAADFRVADATTRLSANFTRLGFHPGFALTYTLPRLLGEQRASWMMLSSERVKGETALSWGLVDRMVDEGTVAEEALAMAHEIAGNAPLALLAVRRTLMDGTANAAVAAMRREHAEQTALRATADYAEGVASVFERRPAHFIGS from the coding sequence ATGAGCATCAATGTGACCCTCGAGCGTGATCACCACGTTGCGAAGATCCATTTTTCCAAGCCACCCCACAACTTCGCCTGTCCCGACCTGATGCGCCAGATCGCCGATGCGCTCTACAAGGTGGACAGCGATCCGGCGCTGCGCTGCTCGGTCCTGACCTCGCATGGGCGTTCGTTCTGCGCAGGCGCCGATCTGGCCGGGGACACCGCGATTGCGGGCAGTGGCGGCATGGCTGCGATCTCCAAGCTCTACAACCAGGCCGAGCGGATGTTCCGTCGCCGCAAGCCGATCATCGCCGGGGTGCAGGGCGCAGCCATCGGAGCGGGGCTGGGGCTTGCCATGGCCGCCGACTTCCGGGTGGCCGATGCGACCACGCGCCTTTCGGCCAATTTCACCCGGCTTGGCTTTCATCCCGGTTTCGCGCTGACTTATACCCTGCCTCGTCTTTTGGGCGAACAGCGTGCAAGCTGGATGATGCTGTCTTCCGAGCGTGTGAAAGGGGAGACTGCGCTCAGTTGGGGCCTCGTCGATCGCATGGTGGACGAAGGGACCGTGGCCGAAGAGGCGCTCGCCATGGCGCACGAGATAGCCGGCAATGCTCCGCTGGCGCTGCTGGCCGTGCGACGCACGCTGATGGACGGCACGGCCAACGCGGCGGTGGCGGCAATGCGGCGCGAACATGCCGAGCAGACGGCCTTGCGCGCGACGGCGGATTACGCCGAGGGCGTCGCCTCGGTCTTCGAGCGGCGCCCAGCGCACTTCATCGGTTCGTGA
- a CDS encoding EAL domain-containing protein: protein MPVGLAALVAWQQAEARAEAVAREMADVVLSKVVVAADQVMAANRLAQDLEGVAPCSDAALAKMRSIDLDSTLLQAVGYVRDNAIVCSSIDQDLHVELGEPSIRSNTGVEVWMNVRFEPEGPGYFVIGRGAYVAVVHKDLLLSFVELQQGTAIAAISWSSARVVMSRGAFDFAPFAGRATLDKAFWSDDHVVYLRKNSRYDLAVGAAVPGDLVRQFFYQTLVMLVPIGILIGLLLAAMLISIMRQRTSSAALIRSGLMRDQFYVEYQPVIDLQTGGIAGVEVLLRWRCDGERKVGPDEFIPVAEASGLIHALTERLFDLIVRDAPRLLALRPDLHIGINLSANDLHDPALPDRIGRRIAASGLPPRNFVFEATERAFIDVERAGDAIRALRGMGARIAIDDFGTGYSSLSFLAQLDLDYLKVDKLFVHALGANTATSHVTERVIEIAKDLHLEVIGEGAETEEQVHLLRGLGVEYAQGFYFDRALSLEVLEARLGEEKPYSFNP, encoded by the coding sequence ATGCCTGTTGGCCTTGCCGCGCTGGTCGCCTGGCAGCAGGCTGAAGCGCGTGCGGAGGCCGTCGCCCGGGAAATGGCGGACGTCGTCCTGAGCAAGGTGGTGGTGGCGGCCGATCAGGTCATGGCGGCCAATCGCCTCGCGCAGGATCTGGAGGGCGTTGCGCCCTGCTCGGATGCGGCTCTGGCCAAGATGCGCAGTATCGATCTCGATTCCACCCTGCTTCAGGCCGTCGGCTATGTCCGGGACAACGCCATAGTCTGCTCCTCCATCGATCAGGATCTGCATGTCGAGCTGGGCGAGCCGTCGATCCGCTCGAACACGGGCGTCGAGGTCTGGATGAATGTCCGGTTCGAACCCGAAGGTCCCGGTTATTTCGTGATCGGCCGGGGGGCCTATGTCGCGGTCGTGCACAAGGATCTCCTGCTCAGCTTCGTGGAGTTGCAGCAAGGGACGGCGATTGCCGCGATTTCCTGGAGCAGTGCGCGCGTGGTCATGTCCAGGGGCGCGTTCGACTTTGCGCCCTTTGCAGGCCGGGCCACGCTGGACAAGGCCTTCTGGTCGGACGATCATGTTGTCTATCTGCGCAAGAACAGCCGCTACGATCTGGCCGTAGGGGCGGCTGTGCCGGGCGATCTGGTGCGCCAGTTCTTCTATCAGACGCTCGTGATGCTGGTGCCGATCGGCATCCTGATCGGGCTGCTGCTGGCGGCCATGCTCATCAGCATCATGCGCCAGCGCACATCCAGCGCCGCGCTCATTCGCAGTGGCCTGATGCGCGATCAGTTCTACGTCGAATACCAGCCTGTCATCGACCTCCAGACGGGAGGGATCGCCGGGGTCGAGGTCCTGCTGCGCTGGCGCTGTGATGGTGAGCGCAAGGTAGGACCCGATGAGTTCATTCCCGTGGCCGAAGCGTCGGGGCTCATCCATGCGCTGACCGAACGCTTGTTCGACCTCATCGTGCGCGACGCGCCGCGCCTGTTGGCCCTGCGCCCCGATCTCCATATCGGCATCAACCTCTCGGCCAACGATCTTCACGACCCGGCACTGCCCGACCGGATCGGGCGGCGCATTGCCGCCTCCGGTCTGCCGCCGCGCAATTTCGTGTTCGAGGCGACCGAACGGGCCTTCATCGATGTCGAGCGTGCAGGCGATGCCATTCGCGCGCTTCGGGGGATGGGCGCGCGCATCGCCATCGACGATTTCGGGACAGGCTATTCCAGCCTGAGCTTCCTTGCTCAGCTCGATCTCGACTATCTCAAGGTCGACAAGCTCTTCGTCCATGCTCTGGGCGCCAACACCGCGACCAGCCACGTGACCGAGCGGGTAATCGAGATCGCCAAGGACCTGCATCTGGAAGTCATCGGGGAAGGTGCCGAGACCGAAGAGCAGGTTCACCTGCTGCGCGGGCTCGGTGTGGAGTACGCGCAAGGGTTCTATTTCGACCGCGCGCTCAGCCTCGAGGTGCTCGAGGCGCGGCTCGGCGAAGAAAAACCCTACAGCTTCAACCCGTGA
- a CDS encoding LysR family transcriptional regulator, with amino-acid sequence MSGAWDGIEEFVSVARAGSFTGAARSFGASVTHMSRSVSRLEARLGSQLFHRTTRSLSLTEAGRHFFETGSRLIAERDDAIAAMTASSSPRGHLRITCSYTLGEQFIGPILRGYAQEYPEIAITCDLDNDVVDLIRDGYDLAIRTGHLEDSRLVATRVASRAMVTVASPGYLEAHGVPLRIGDLKGHACLMGSNSLWQFARGETFRPEGRWKANSGIMVLEAALEGMGLCQLPRFYAAPHLRSGALREVLSAECPEDEPIWAVYPRPKHLSPKVSTLVERLRAELQGRLSGEDIPATALTG; translated from the coding sequence ATGAGCGGGGCCTGGGACGGCATCGAGGAATTCGTGAGCGTGGCGCGCGCGGGCAGCTTTACAGGCGCGGCGCGCAGTTTCGGCGCGTCGGTCACGCACATGAGCCGTTCGGTCAGCCGCCTGGAAGCGCGGCTGGGCAGCCAGCTCTTCCACCGCACCACCCGCTCGCTCAGCCTGACCGAGGCGGGGCGCCACTTCTTCGAGACCGGCAGCCGCCTCATTGCCGAGCGCGACGATGCCATCGCCGCGATGACGGCAAGCAGTTCGCCGCGCGGGCATCTGCGGATCACCTGCTCCTACACGCTGGGCGAGCAGTTCATCGGCCCGATCCTGCGCGGCTATGCCCAGGAATACCCCGAGATCGCGATCACCTGTGATCTCGACAACGACGTCGTCGACCTCATCCGCGACGGCTACGACCTGGCCATCCGCACGGGGCACCTTGAAGATTCGCGCCTTGTCGCCACCCGCGTCGCCTCGCGCGCGATGGTGACGGTGGCCTCGCCCGGCTATCTGGAAGCGCACGGCGTGCCGCTGCGCATCGGCGATCTGAAAGGCCACGCCTGCCTGATGGGCTCGAACAGCCTCTGGCAGTTCGCAAGGGGCGAAACCTTCCGCCCCGAAGGGCGCTGGAAGGCGAACAGCGGGATCATGGTGCTGGAGGCCGCGCTCGAGGGCATGGGGCTGTGCCAATTGCCGCGCTTCTATGCCGCACCGCACCTGCGCAGCGGCGCCTTGCGCGAAGTCCTGAGCGCCGAATGCCCCGAGGACGAACCGATCTGGGCGGTCTATCCGCGTCCCAAGCATCTCTCCCCCAAGGTCAGCACGCTGGTAGAGCGGCTGCGGGCCGAACTCCAGGGACGGCTCTCTGGCGAGGATATCCCCGCCACCGCTCTCACGGGTTGA
- a CDS encoding S-(hydroxymethyl)glutathione dehydrogenase/class III alcohol dehydrogenase, which produces MKTRAAVAFEAKKPLEIVEVDLEGPKEGEVLVEIMATGICHTDAYTLDGLDSEGLFPSILGHEGAGIVREVGAGVTSVAVDDHVIPLYTPECRQCKTCTSGKSNLCTSIRSTQGQGLMPDGTSRFSYKGQQIFHYMGCSTFSNFTVLPEIALAKIRKDAPFQTSCYIGCGVTTGVGAVVNTAKVQVGDNVVVFGLGGIGLNVIQGAKLAGANKIIGIDLNSDREEWGRKFGMTDFLNTKGMKREDVIAKVLQMTDGGADYTFDCTGNTEVMRTALECCHRGWGESIVIGVAEAGKEISTRPFQLVTGRVWKGSAFGGAKGRTDVPKIVDWYMDGKIQIDPMITHVMGLEDINKAFDLMHAGESIRSVVVY; this is translated from the coding sequence ATGAAGACTCGCGCAGCCGTCGCGTTCGAAGCCAAGAAGCCGCTGGAAATCGTCGAAGTGGATCTCGAAGGCCCCAAGGAGGGCGAGGTCCTCGTCGAGATCATGGCGACCGGCATCTGCCACACCGATGCCTACACCCTCGACGGGCTCGATTCCGAGGGCCTGTTCCCCTCGATCCTGGGCCACGAGGGCGCAGGGATCGTGCGCGAAGTGGGCGCGGGTGTGACCTCGGTCGCGGTCGATGACCACGTCATCCCGCTCTACACGCCCGAATGCCGCCAGTGTAAGACCTGCACCTCGGGCAAGTCGAACCTGTGCACCTCGATCCGTTCGACCCAGGGCCAGGGCCTGATGCCCGACGGCACCAGCCGCTTCTCCTACAAGGGCCAGCAGATCTTCCACTACATGGGCTGCTCGACCTTCTCGAACTTCACGGTCCTGCCTGAGATCGCGCTCGCCAAGATCCGCAAGGACGCGCCGTTCCAGACCTCGTGCTACATCGGCTGCGGCGTGACCACGGGCGTGGGCGCGGTCGTCAACACCGCCAAGGTGCAGGTCGGCGACAACGTCGTCGTCTTCGGCCTGGGCGGTATCGGCCTCAACGTGATCCAAGGCGCGAAGCTCGCCGGTGCGAACAAGATCATCGGCATCGACCTCAACTCCGACCGTGAGGAATGGGGCCGCAAGTTCGGCATGACCGACTTCCTCAATACCAAGGGCATGAAGCGCGAGGACGTGATCGCCAAGGTCCTGCAGATGACCGATGGCGGCGCGGATTACACCTTCGACTGCACCGGCAACACCGAAGTCATGCGCACCGCGCTCGAATGCTGCCACCGCGGCTGGGGCGAGAGCATCGTCATCGGCGTGGCCGAGGCGGGCAAGGAAATCTCGACCCGTCCGTTCCAGCTCGTCACCGGGCGCGTCTGGAAGGGCTCGGCCTTCGGCGGCGCCAAGGGCCGGACCGACGTGCCCAAGATCGTCGATTGGTACATGGATGGGAAAATCCAGATCGATCCGATGATTACCCACGTCATGGGGCTTGAAGACATCAACAAGGCGTTCGATCTGATGCACGCGGGCGAATCCATTCGCTCGGTCGTGGTTTACTGA
- a CDS encoding VOC family protein: MFSHIFVGTNDAAAAKTFYDAVFGAYGLKEGFGIKDGAAYVYSDGTANFIVGVPANGEAATFANGGTIGLKAASPEAVDAAYKAGLAAGGTCDGEPGPRAAFPGSYGAYLRDPDNNKICLWHVAA; encoded by the coding sequence ATGTTCAGCCACATTTTCGTCGGCACCAACGATGCCGCTGCCGCCAAGACCTTCTACGACGCCGTCTTCGGGGCCTATGGTCTCAAGGAAGGCTTCGGGATCAAGGACGGCGCGGCCTACGTGTATTCCGATGGAACGGCCAACTTCATCGTCGGCGTGCCCGCCAACGGTGAGGCCGCGACTTTCGCCAACGGCGGTACGATCGGCCTGAAAGCCGCGAGCCCCGAGGCGGTGGACGCAGCCTACAAGGCGGGTCTTGCGGCCGGGGGCACCTGCGATGGCGAACCGGGGCCGCGCGCCGCGTTCCCGGGCAGCTACGGCGCGTACCTGCGCGACCCGGACAACAACAAGATCTGCCTCTGGCACGTGGCAGCGTAA
- the fghA gene encoding S-formylglutathione hydrolase, which produces MSLETVSTTRSHGGTQGVYTHRSAQTGTDMTFSVFVPDHAEGAKLPVLWYLSGLTCTHANVTEKGEFREACARHGIIFVAPDTSPRGEDVPDEDTYDFGKGAGFYVDATQEPWKANFRMRSYIESELPALIGEAFPADMARQAITGHSMGGHGALTIGLRNPERFRSISAFSPIVSPLACPWGEKALTGYIGADRTDWREYDACALIADGARAPHLLVDQGTADGFLEEQLKTQLLDEACEAAGMPATIRMQEGYDHSYYFISTFLGEHVAWHAAHLSA; this is translated from the coding sequence ATGAGCCTCGAGACGGTATCCACCACCCGCAGCCACGGCGGCACGCAAGGCGTCTACACGCACCGCTCGGCCCAGACCGGCACCGACATGACCTTCTCGGTCTTCGTGCCCGACCACGCCGAAGGCGCCAAGCTGCCGGTGCTGTGGTACCTCTCGGGGCTCACCTGCACCCACGCGAACGTCACCGAAAAGGGGGAGTTTCGCGAAGCCTGTGCCCGGCACGGGATCATCTTCGTCGCGCCCGATACCTCGCCCCGGGGCGAGGACGTGCCCGATGAGGACACCTACGACTTCGGCAAGGGCGCGGGCTTCTACGTCGATGCGACGCAGGAGCCCTGGAAGGCCAACTTCCGCATGCGCTCCTACATCGAGAGCGAACTGCCTGCGCTGATCGGCGAGGCCTTTCCCGCCGACATGGCGCGCCAGGCCATTACCGGGCATTCGATGGGCGGCCACGGCGCCTTGACCATCGGCCTGCGCAATCCCGAGCGTTTCCGCTCGATCAGTGCGTTCTCACCGATCGTTTCGCCACTGGCATGCCCTTGGGGCGAGAAGGCCCTGACCGGGTACATCGGCGCGGACCGGACGGACTGGCGTGAATACGACGCCTGCGCGCTCATTGCCGATGGCGCGCGTGCACCGCACCTGCTGGTCGACCAGGGGACGGCCGACGGCTTCCTCGAAGAGCAGCTCAAGACCCAGCTCCTTGACGAGGCCTGCGAGGCCGCTGGCATGCCGGCCACGATCCGCATGCAGGAGGGCTACGACCACTCCTACTACTTCATCTCGACGTTTTTGGGCGAGCACGTCGCCTGGCACGCGGCGCACCTCTCCGCCTGA
- a CDS encoding alpha/beta fold hydrolase yields MDSQLGPTSNRFVSQRLRLNYVEWGNPDAPPLILQHGGRDHCRSWDWVAEELRRDWHVICPDLRGHGDSDWSREGHYGMDAFVFDMAQLVHTLGYPQVSIVGHSLGGAIATRFAALYPERVAKLVAIEGLRPVEGPCRDRERQSPADRLRTWISSKREAAGHPARRYTTRRAAFERMLAANPFLSEAQARHLSIHGASRNEDGSWSWKFDPYVRISQTIDVTTPELHALWGEITCPVLLMAGLKSFAQSPAKDGRMDLFRKARLIEYEEAGHWVHHDQLSRFVADVRAFLQD; encoded by the coding sequence ATGGACTCCCAGCTTGGCCCGACTTCCAACCGTTTCGTCTCGCAGCGCCTGCGCCTGAATTACGTGGAATGGGGCAATCCCGACGCGCCCCCGCTGATCCTGCAGCACGGCGGACGCGACCATTGCCGCAGCTGGGACTGGGTGGCCGAGGAACTGCGCCGAGACTGGCACGTGATCTGCCCCGACCTGCGCGGACATGGCGACAGCGACTGGTCGCGCGAGGGGCACTACGGGATGGACGCCTTCGTTTTCGACATGGCGCAACTCGTTCACACGCTGGGTTATCCGCAGGTCAGTATCGTGGGCCATTCGCTGGGCGGCGCCATCGCGACACGCTTTGCCGCGCTCTATCCCGAACGCGTTGCAAAACTCGTCGCCATCGAAGGGCTGCGCCCTGTGGAGGGCCCCTGCCGTGATCGGGAGCGGCAATCGCCCGCTGACCGGCTGCGCACCTGGATTTCCAGCAAGCGTGAGGCGGCCGGGCACCCGGCGCGCCGCTACACGACCCGCCGCGCAGCCTTTGAGCGCATGCTGGCCGCCAACCCATTCCTGAGCGAGGCGCAGGCGCGCCACCTCAGCATCCATGGCGCCAGCCGCAACGAGGACGGCAGCTGGAGCTGGAAGTTTGATCCCTATGTGCGGATTTCACAAACCATCGATGTCACCACCCCGGAACTTCATGCCCTGTGGGGTGAGATCACGTGTCCGGTGCTGCTGATGGCTGGCCTCAAGAGCTTTGCGCAGAGCCCGGCCAAGGACGGACGCATGGACCTGTTTCGCAAGGCAAGGCTGATCGAATACGAAGAGGCCGGGCACTGGGTCCATCACGACCAGCTCAGCCGCTTCGTCGCAGATGTGCGGGCATTCCTGCAAGACTGA
- the trxB gene encoding thioredoxin-disulfide reductase, with amino-acid sequence MATNHKTRMLIIGSGPAGLSAAIYGARAGMEPIVVQGLQPGGQLTITTDVENYPGFREVIQGPWLMQEMQAQAEHVGTRMMWDTITDVDLSGPTFVATGDGGDTYEGDTLVICTGAQAKWLGVPGEQALSGKGVSACATCDGFFYRGKKVVVIGGGNTAVEEALYLTNHSDNVTLIHRRDSLRCEKILQDRLEANPKVSVLWNKKVDEFLAGDNGELRALALTDTVTGDASEFEADGAFVAIGHAPATELFKGKLAMDDTGYLLVTPGTPKTDVAGVFAAGDVCDHTYRQAITAAGMGCQAALDAERYLAEKEFAGVTETVQG; translated from the coding sequence ATGGCAACCAATCACAAGACCCGCATGCTCATTATCGGTTCGGGGCCCGCCGGCCTTTCCGCCGCGATCTATGGCGCGCGCGCGGGCATGGAGCCGATCGTGGTGCAGGGCCTGCAGCCCGGCGGCCAGCTCACCATCACCACCGATGTGGAAAACTACCCGGGCTTTCGCGAAGTGATCCAGGGCCCCTGGCTGATGCAGGAAATGCAGGCCCAGGCCGAGCACGTGGGCACGCGCATGATGTGGGACACGATCACCGACGTGGATCTCTCGGGCCCGACCTTCGTGGCGACCGGTGACGGCGGTGACACCTACGAGGGCGACACGCTGGTGATCTGCACCGGCGCGCAGGCCAAGTGGCTGGGTGTTCCGGGGGAGCAGGCGCTTTCGGGCAAGGGCGTCTCGGCCTGCGCGACCTGCGACGGCTTCTTCTACCGCGGCAAGAAGGTCGTGGTGATCGGCGGCGGCAACACGGCCGTGGAAGAGGCGCTCTACCTCACCAACCACTCGGACAACGTGACCCTGATCCACCGCCGCGATTCGCTGCGCTGCGAGAAGATCCTGCAGGACCGCCTCGAAGCGAATCCCAAGGTTTCGGTCCTGTGGAACAAGAAGGTCGACGAGTTCCTCGCCGGTGACAACGGCGAACTGCGCGCGCTCGCGCTCACCGATACGGTGACCGGCGATGCCAGCGAGTTCGAGGCCGACGGAGCATTCGTCGCCATCGGCCACGCGCCTGCGACCGAGCTGTTCAAGGGGAAGCTGGCGATGGACGATACCGGCTACCTGCTCGTCACCCCCGGCACCCCCAAGACCGACGTGGCGGGCGTCTTCGCGGCTGGTGACGTCTGCGACCACACCTACCGCCAGGCCATTACCGCGGCGGGCATGGGCTGCCAGGCTGCGCTCGATGCCGAGCGTTACCTTGCCGAGAAGGAATTCGCGGGCGTGACCGAGACCGTTCAGGGCTGA